Genomic window (Lutra lutra chromosome 6, mLutLut1.2, whole genome shotgun sequence):
AGAAGAAGGTTATTGTAAGATTTGACTTCCAGAGTACTATAAGACAGGGATATACTCAAGAGTTAACTCACCCAGTGTGCTGCCCATGAAAATCCTTGGGCATGGTCCAATCCACATTGGGTCTTGTTGGTCTCTAGAATCATCCTCagaaataatggcaaaaaaataATGGCAATGAGTGCTAACTCTTCACCAGGCTACTTCATCTTCCCTATTTATCCCCTACAGCATGCCTGTAAGGTGTGCATAATTACTaaaattttacagagaaggacACTGAAATtcacagaggttaaataacataaTTACTCAAAACTGTACTGTTACTAAGGATCAGAGTCTGTACATGAGCCCAAGTTTCACCCCAGAACTCATGCCCTTAGTTGACTGACACCTAAAAGTCTTCCAACATTGTAAGATTGGGGCAAATTATCAGTCTAAAACCACACTTCAAATTTAACAGTCACACCACAGCAGGACATGTAAGGGATTACAAATAAAGACACAGGCTCTGTCCTAAAGTAacaatttagtaaaaaaaaaaataataataaagcaaagatCTATGACCTAGAACTTACCTGGGAGAGTAAAATAGAGAACCAAGAACTACGGAGTCCTAAAATGTATAATGAAGTCTACTCTTCTTAGAAGCCACATATACTTAAGTCATCAGTAAGCAGGTCTATTCTTCTTCATATTCAGGTTCAAATGTTCACCTTGCATACTTAGCAAATTTCCCCTCTGGTGCTGAGGAAACcaaaatggaaaaggaataatgaaaacTGATCCAAGTAAACTTAATGGGAGATGGGATATCTGGGCCTATTGAGAGAAGTTGGGTCAGGTCATTAATTAGAAAAACTGCTACAATATTACATAGACTGCTTGACAGTCAGTTTTCCATACCATGCACCAGTTTCTCagagtctttaaaagaaaaacaaaacaagaaaaacccttattttactttattagtGCTTTGGCCTTGGCACTTTCTTGGTAAAGATTAAAACTTAATATAGTTTAATAATGagaaggatggggcacctggctggctcacagttggtagagcatgagactcttgatcttggatgtGAGTTTGCCTCAGCCTGGGGGGTAGCgtgtacttaaaattaaaaaaaaaaaaaaaaaaaaaaaaaaaaaaactttaaaaaattaattataataaattactaAGAACCTATTAAAAGCAATCACTATGTTGAATCAATTAGAAAATACTCAAATTCTCTTATTTAATACAAATGTCAATACAGTTCCTAGCAActaaatttcataaatataatatttaaagtcCTTTTTGTACATTTACTCCCTTTGATGAAGTCAACAAAcctaatttcattcatttttgtggcAATTATCAAGATTGCATTtgtagggcgtctgggtggctcagtgggttggagcctctgccttcagctcaggtcatgatctcagcgtcctgggatcgaggcccacatctggctctctgctcagcggggagtctgcttccccatctctctctgcctgcctctctgcctacttgtgatctctgtcaaataaataaataaaatctttaagaaagaaaaaaaaagattgcatttgTAAATTTCCGTAGTGTTCTAATCTGTGACTGTATGGAACCCTGTATTAAGTGATAAAAAGTAACCTTTCAAAGACCAAtcatggatgcctgggtggctcattcgttaagtgtctgccttcagctcaggtcatgatcccaggatcctgggatcaagtcccacatcgggctccttttgcctgccactctcactgcttgtgctctctctctttctctctgaaaaataaataaaatcctaaaaaaaaaaaaaagaaaaaagaaccaattatgaatgaatgaagaataatTTCAACTGAGTCCTGATTATTCACataaatgagttttgttttgtttcatgccAAATTTAGTACAGATATTTGTAACAGTGGAAGATACCCTAggcttgaaattaaaaaatatacatttctgtGACTTGTATCTTAGGCACATTTACTTCAActttctgagcctgttttctcaaatatttaaatggaGATAGTAAGATCTGTGTCAGAACTATGAAAGTAACAGGAGAACACAAATGGATGTGCCAGACATACCGGGATTTCCTGAGACTGTCAAACTAGAGACAGTATCTTTGACACAAATCAGGTATCTAAGGCTCAAACTGTGAGTTTGTGGAGCAGGGGATTCAATAACAATACAGgtaatttttgtttctatgaTAAACACTGATTACAGAAACGACTCAACTAGACAtaaaggagaagcagaaacagCAACAGCAGTAGTGGGGAGATGGGACCCCGAGTAAGGAAAGCTAGAGAAGCCCTTTGTCATTGTCTAGTCTTAGCtgaatacccagaaatggaaaagaatgctCATGGAGATTCTGTTATGCGGGGTCCAGGGAAATTATGAAGGATGACCCTACTAACAGCAATATGGTCTGAGCAGACCAAATGATACTTTGGTGAACAGAGGATGAGAGAACCTCACATAACTTATTTGGAGGTCTGCATAAGGAATAATTTGGGTctagaattgaaaaagaaaaaaagccaatgaAAAGAAGTGGAGCAAGGATATAGGAGTAAACCAATTAATTGGCAAGTGAAAACTACATAATGTCTAATTGAATCTAATTTAACAGAACAGAAATCTAACAAATGAGTGGCACCAACCTACTAGAAAAGTGAATACCATTGGTTACAGCTGATGATAAACCAAGGGCAACAAAAATGACACTTTTCTGACCATGTCCAGAAAAGAGAGAATGCTTGAAACAGGTGATTGacaatgcaggaaaaaaacaatcaGTGAATTGAAAAGGTAAAATAGAGTATAGAATTTGGATCAGAGTATAGTTTGCCAAGAAAACCTAGCTCTCTGAAAACTTAAGTTCTCCAGgtctagaaaaaatatatacttaagtaAAACCTGCAACTATGAATTGCATCAAGAGTCAGCGGGTCTCTTTAATAATAATTTGGggccatttatgtaaaatttctgTTTAGATGGCTAAAAATACCATTCATTTTCACAGGTCTTGCAATATCCAAAGCCCCCTCAACTCCAGAGAATGCGGAAGTATTTAGCTCTGAAACCTTCATGTGACAGTTGCTGAGTAGCAAAACATTACTAATTAGATTGAGATGTCTGAGATCATTTGTTTCTAGACACTACATGTCAATCacaatttttgttattctttttagaGCACCACAGTGGTGTAAAAGAAATTAAGCACTTACAGAATACAGTTATTAATTTCTTCCAAAAGTCTATCTTAAGctcactgagaaaaaaataagatcagtTAACATAAATGTAGTAAACAAGAATGGTgcattaaaaatagttttccacTAAGcgaagttagagaaagacaaataccattatttcattcattcatatgaatttaagaaacaaaataaacaaggaaagggaggaaaaaagacaaaagaagaaacagactcttatttatagagaacaaactgatggctaccagaggggcgAGGGTGAGGGcgtgggttaaatgggtgatggggattagagGAGTACACTTGCTAAGATGAGTACAGGGTGTTATATGAAATTGTTAAATCACGGTATTGTaggcctgaaactaatataacactgtatgttaattaactggaattaaaataaaaacttaaaaagccaaaaatgTTTTCTACTGAAAACACTATGTTAAGTACAGACTAAAATAAACAATGGTACTTCAGTTGCCTTCAAGAACTGCACTGGTTGAAGAGGAAAAATTTTGTTCATGAGCATAAAGTTAGTTAgtcttcttatttattatttttcaagaaaaaaagtcctagaaatttggtggctttttttttttttttttttttttggaagttcaGGGCAATGCTTACTGTGACAATTTGGAAACTTTAATGATTTCCCAACCTTTTATTAGCCTAGACAacacagaactttatttttattttttggtgaaaACAAGAAGTACAGCAGTGacagactttatttttcctttgagcaCATATATGAAGACTAAAGTACTTAACGATCCTTGTTTAGTCCGACAGAGCAATTCTACAAGTACGTACACTGGTTAGGAACATAAGATGTCAAGTACAACATTACTATTAGGGTAAGAAATATCAAGACAATAgagttatgtttttcttcttgagaTTACTTTCACAAGACAGCAACAATTTGCAAAATTTCAAAGATCACATTCAAATTCTATTTCTAAGAATAGAACTATATATGAAGACAGATCAGAACAAGCGGATATATTAGTGACTGCTCACAGGTTTCATACCGCACAGGAACAGTTTTGATATTTTTGCACATTCTCAATTACAAGCAAAAAGCAGGCCTGTGAATGTCAATTTTGCCGGCAagcaaaaacagagaaaggaattaaTAGGATTTTACTCAAATACAGTGAAATAAGGAGCACATACCATTAATCTTCCACACAGAAAATATCACTCCTACAATAATAGAGAGAAAACATTCAGCCTTGCATTTTTGTGTACAAAAATCTACTGGTGAATTCAAGGGAATTAGGGAAAATGACTCCAAGTATCCTCTTTAAACATCAACCACTTTTGATTCTCCCACCTCTCCTGGGAAAAGCTTCCGGGACCTCTCCCCACCATCCCCAACCCTGCAGGGTTCCAGTCTTTCCCGTGCCTTTCCAAGAATACTCCACAGCAGgttcatttctgtttctgggcTTTCAGGTTCCTCCGCCTAGAGCACCCTCCCCACTTGCTGTGCACTGGcctcccacacacacagagattAGGGGAAAGGCCttcaaaaaaaaggagaaaggcagaTAGTCATTACTATCACTACATACCACCCAAGTAAGAGCCCTGACAGCACTGCTGTCCCACCTACTAGAAACTGTCCTGGAAATCCAGACACCACACATCCCCATATACCCCTAGGAGGGAAGCTTGGCATCTCCCACTTGTAGATGGCAGCCTGCTCCCTAGTTTTTtggggacagaagcagggaaggaaatGCGGAAGTGGAGGAGAACCAGAAAGGCCAGGATGGAGGCCCCTGGGACATCAGAGCAGTAACAGAATAGAGGACAGAGGTGACCTTCAAAATGCTGCCCTGGGGTTATTTCTAAATGATCCAAGGCCACCACCCCCCATATTtccaaatttggaaaagaaaggtgaaaagaaaaaaaaaaaagagtgaaaaaatgtTGAGTGAAACCAAGTTTTGGTTGCTTTACACCACAACCTGCTCTTGGTCTGCCTTAAACCCATCACTGTGAGGCCCCctggctttcccctctgcctctcaaaCTAAACTCAGGAAACACGCAGGTGTTGGTAAATGGACAGGGAAAAAGGGTGGCGTTGTCAAAGCTGGCCCAAAAGAACACTGCTCGTAACTGAACAACCTACACAGGTCTCCCTCTGAAACTTTCAGACCCTACTAAAAAGGAAGTAGGGGGAGGCGTGAGGGCAGAAAGCACAGCTGGAGATCTGGAGTCTATTGTGCAGTGAGTGCCATTCTCCCTCTGGACACAGTCAAGTCGagagcaaataaaacaaaacgcGTGCTTTTGCCAGTTTGATCTCGTTTCTGATCTGTAACTgttgggggggggaagggagggagagggaagtggaaggtggtggggggaagggagagagagaaagataatagATACTGAACAGGCCCCACAAACCAGAAAGACCTCTACCCCAGTGCCCTCACCCCAGCAACTTTCCTGCTATCATTCTGAGAATGAGTGCAGGAGTTAGCAGGGGGAGGCCTAACAAAGTTGGCCAGATTAAGGGTGGTTTGTTGGCTACAGCTCAGAAAGCCTAACTGCTGGAAGTGAACCATTACCAGCCTTGCTTTGGGCACCATCACATATGCCTGCCCAACCTGCCCAACAGCCAAATGGGTTTACAGGTAACCATCTGATGGGGCAGGGGGTTTGAGGGGAAGTTTCCTATGTGCTGCCTGGGAGCTTAAATCCACAGACAGTTGCTGAGGAAGCAGGCAATGATGCCTATGCAAAGCTCATCCAGAAGGCTAAGAGCAGGTTTGGGTGGGCCATAGCACAGACCTTCATACTCACCTGTCAGTACCTGTTCACAAAGCAGAGTGCCCAAAGGCAAAAGAAGACTAAGGCAGTAACACTGAACACCTCTCATCTGTTACCTCATTCATGCCTAGTAGCCACCTACCAGCCACCTTATTCTGCCAGATAACAAGCTGGGTGGATGGCACCGGCTAGGAAGGCAGCTAGGAACCAGTCAGTGGTAGCCAGAATGTCCAATTTGGGTTGACGGCTGGCATCATCTAGATCAGCTTCGTCTTGCAGCGGTGAAATTCAAGGAACTCGACATACAGTACATGGGTATCAGGAGGACAGTCAGCGTAAAGTATGAAGACCAGCTAGTTATTTGCAAAGGTATTTCAAGCTTCTCTGTGGTAGATAACCACTTAAAAAACTTGGAGAAGACCATGGTCACAGATAGGGCCCAAGGCATGCAAAGGAAGGCAGTGCCTATCTACCGCATCATGTGTTTGGCAAAGAAGCAGTACAAGGCCATGCACTTGGAACATGTAACAGGATACAGAAGAGCATAAAGGTCCAGAGGAGGAAGAACACAAGCATGTAAGAGTCAACCTTGCAACTGACTGCTGGAGATTTAGAAGAACCAAAGGATAAAATAGTCCAGTGTGAAGAGAAAGCAAATAGCAGACTGCATGCTGTTGGCTAAGCACAGGTTCAAAGGGAGGTGGCGAGGAGACTTGAGCTGGAGCTTCTCACAAGGTCATCAGTTAGCCAGACTGGAACCTGAAGGACCTGGGGCTCTCCACTGGCTGCCTTGCTGGGTCTCGGATGCCACGGCGAGGCCCTTCACCCATCAGGTAGTACTGTAGGGGATTGGGCCACAGTTCTGCTTTGATAATCTCGGCAATCCTGTCGAATTCTAGGAGGCTGTGGTCTGAGAACCAGTTAAAGAAACTGGGGATAGTGTTTCCTTCCCGGTTCCTGTGGATATGGGACTGGGGGTCTTGGCCCCTGTGCCAGCGGATTGGAGTGGAAAGAGACACCACCCTACCGGACGATCTGCGCTCATATTCTTTGACGAGCCCCTCATTTCGGAAGTAGGGGTTGCTCTGAAAGATGAACTTGAATTTGCAGCCGGCTCTTGGGTGTTTGAGCTCCTCCACCTCCAAATTGATCATGTACCTCATCATGTCTTCATCTTGGCCACTGATCATAGGTGACAGCTGGGGGTGGTTCCGAAAGGCAGTGACCCAGAAACCTGGGATATTCTGGATAATGAAACTTCTGCGCTGCATATGAAGCCTTCGCATGCGGCCAAACTTGCGCTCCAGCTGAAGGAAGGCCCTGTCAGCCTGGGCATTTACGTTGGACAGCTCCTGATCGATGGCCTCCAGCGAATCCATGCAGTTATTGATCTTCGGGGCCTTGCCCCGggcctcctctttcattcctcctaccacttttttttccttctgcgtCGCCTTCTTTTCCTCCACcgcctcctctgctcctccctccttttccgcAGCCGCTGAAGCGGCGCACTTCTTTGTCGTCATTTCCTTGGCCTTCGCCCCAGGCATCATCTGAGACCCCAGCCCCCCCGCGCCACAGGCTTCTAGAGCTTTCTCCCCAGCAGGGCCCTGCGGCTCTCTAGGCTGACAGCCATTTTCCTGGCTATTGTCGGTCGCCACCGCGGCGGAGGCTGAGGCAGGGGCTGCTGCCAAGCCTTCCGTGGGGAGCAGAACCTCTTTCTGACCCGATCTGGTCGCTACACGGCCGCGACTCCCAAAAATGCGAACGCGGAGCACCGGGGCACAACTAGCCGGGTTCTGGGGTGCGCCTCCCTCCGCGGCGGTC
Coding sequences:
- the TSPYL4 gene encoding testis-specific Y-encoded-like protein 4, coding for MSGLDEGNDLPAAKDCGQTTAEPAPGHPDLNQCQGEETEATPVMADTGEGSLETAAEGGAPQNPASCAPVLRVRIFGSRGRVATRSGQKEVLLPTEGLAAAPASASAAVATDNSQENGCQPREPQGPAGEKALEACGAGGLGSQMMPGAKAKEMTTKKCAASAAAEKEGGAEEAVEEKKATQKEKKVVGGMKEEARGKAPKINNCMDSLEAIDQELSNVNAQADRAFLQLERKFGRMRRLHMQRRSFIIQNIPGFWVTAFRNHPQLSPMISGQDEDMMRYMINLEVEELKHPRAGCKFKFIFQSNPYFRNEGLVKEYERRSSGRVVSLSTPIRWHRGQDPQSHIHRNREGNTIPSFFNWFSDHSLLEFDRIAEIIKAELWPNPLQYYLMGEGPRRGIRDPARQPVESPRSFRFQSG